The genomic region GCCCTCGTGACCGGTATTCATCGCCTGCAGCATGTCGAGCGCCTCGCCGCCCCGGCATTCACCCACGATGATGCGATCGGGCCGCATGCGCAGCGCGTTCTTGACCAGATCCCGGATGGTGATGGCCCCGCGCCCCTCGGCATTGGGGGGCCGCGATTCCAGCGACACTAAGTGCGGGTGCATCAGCTTCAGCTCAGCCGCGTCCTCGATGGTGATCAGCCGCTCCCCCACCGGAATCAGGTTCGACAGCACGTTCAGCAGCGTCGTCTTGCCCGAGCCTGTGCCGCCCGAGACGATGATGCTCTTGTGCTGCTCCACACAGATGCGCAGGAATTCCATCATCGCCGGCGAAGCGCTCTGGTTGGCCACCAGCGTATCTGGCGTCATCACCGTGCGGTTGAAGCGCCGGATGGTGATGGTGGGCCCTTTCAGCGCCACCGGCGGAATGATGGCGTTGACCCGCGAACCATCAGGCAGACGCGCATCCACCAGCGGCGAGGACTCATCGATGCGCCGGCCCAGCGGCGCCACGATGCGCTCGATCACGTTGCGGATGGCATCATCGTCCGAGAACGCCAGCGGCACCTGCTGCAGCTTGCCCTTGCGCTCCACGAAGATGTCGGTGGCACTGTTGACCATGATCTCGCTGATCAGCGGGTCGGTCATCAGCCGCTCCAGCGGCCCCAGGCCCACGGCCTCATCTACGCTGTCCTGCACCAGCATGTCACGGTCGATGTCGGGCGGCAGGTTCTGCATGCCGGCCACGATCCGCTCCACCGCCGAACGCACCTCGGCCTTCACCTCGTCGGCCGAGAACTGGGTGAGGTTGCTGCGCCGCAGATCGATCACCTCCAGCAGCTGCCGTTGCACCAGGCGCCGCCAGCCCAACGCCTTGCCCTGTTCCTGCGCGGCCCGCGCATAGTCGGCCAGACGGACCTGGTCGATGCCGTCGTCGGCACCGCGCCAGCCGGCATCGGCAGCAGCGCCCATGGACACGACCTTGCCGCCGTCCCTGACGCCAGCACCGCCGGACGCTTCACCTTGCTCATCAGCGTCACCTGCTTCGCCTCTGATGGCGTCGGGGCGCTCACCGGAATCGCCGTGTTCACGCGAATCCCTGTGTTCCCCCGGATCGCGGCGATCACCAGCCACATGGCCGCCCACAGAGCCGGAGCCGGAGCCGGAGCCGGAGCCACAGGCATGGTCATGCCCCTCCAGGCCGCCATCAGCACGGCAACCTTCTCCTGCCGTCGGCATTGCGTCATTCACCGGCGTGGCCAAGGTTCTTCCTGAGATGCCCTGCCCCGACTGACCATCACCGTGATCAGAAGCCCCCTCGTCATCCGATCGACGGCTCACCGCATTCCGAAGCAATACCGCAGCCCCGGTCGCGGCATGATCCCCTTCGGGTGCAATCTTCGGCGCTGCGGGTGCCTCCCTCCCTTCGACATCCGTCTCCAGCCCGTCATCATCCAGCAGCGCCGAGCGCCCCGATGCAGGAAGCCGCAACCCGCTGCCCTGCACGCGCAGCCGATAGCCAGCCACCACGATCTCGTCCCGTTCGGACAGCGGGCCGTACTCCACTACCCGCTCGCCGTTGACGCGGGTACCGACGATGGTGCCCAGGTCCACCAGCTTCACACCACGGCCAATGCGTTGAAGCTCGGCGTGTACGCGCGCCACGCGCCAGCCGCCCAGCTGCACCTCGGCCTCCTTGCCCCGGCCGATACGGCACGGCAGGCCTGCCACCGGAACGGTGCGGCTTTCCCTGCCCTCTTCCTCGATCACGATTTCCAGCATGTCCGTCACCTGACATTGAAAGGCTTTCATTGCACCGCAAGCGGCTTCCATCGTCGCGGCATCCTTGCCGCCTGCCATCGACCGGCCTAGTCCATCCCGGCGACCATGGCGGATGGGCGCTGCGACGCCCAGGCTCAATCCAGCATGTCGAACTGCTTCTTGAGCGCATCGGCCCGCTGCTGCAGGGCCTGAACACGAGGATCCACGGCGGGCGCCGAACCCTGCTCACTGAGCCGTGGCGTGATCAGCACCACCATCTCGGATTCACGCTGGCGGAAACGCTTGGAGCGGAACAGATGGCCCAGGATGGGCAGGTCACCCAGGCCCGGAATCTTGGTGATGGCGCCCGACATCTCGTTGCGCACCATGCCGGCAATCACCAGCGTCTCGCCCGGGCGCAGGTTCACATCGGTGTTGGAACTTTGCTTGCGCAGGCCCGGTACGCCCATGACCGTCACCTCATCGTCGATGGACGAGACCTCGGTATGCAGGCTGGCCGAAATAACGCCCTGGGCATTGACCACCGGCTCCACCTCGAAGCGCACCCCATACTCCTTGAAATCGACGTTGGCCGCACCGTTGGCGCTCAGCACCGGAATGGGCAGCTCACCGCCTGCCACGAAACGCGCCTTTCCGCCCGAGCGGGTGGAAAGACGTGGCTCGGCCAGCACCGCCGCATCACCGTTCTGCACCATCAGGTCGATCATGCTGCTGAGCGAAGAGACCATCGATGCGCTGGTGGCAAAGGGATGAATGCGTGGCGCAACAGCAAAGCCTCGCGTGGCCGCAGCGCCCCCTTCCGGCAGGAACGCCCCGCTGCGCTTGAAGTCACCGATGACGCCGAAGCTGGGGCCTGACACCGCCCAATCCCCGGCGCCGCCGCCCTGCCAGCGCACACCCAGCTGCTTCAGCGCATTGCGGCCGATCTCGATCATCTTCACTTCCAGGTTGATCATCTGCTCATAGCCGCGACGGCTGACCAGACTGATGACCTGCGGGTAGCGCTTGACCAGCTCAGCCGCACGCCAGGCGCCTTCCTCAGTGGGGTTCTGACCTTCCAGAAGAATCCGGTCGCCCAGCGCCCGGGCACGCACCCCGCTGTTCTCGCCCAGCAGCAGGTTCATATCCTGCGCCAGCCGCACGCTGTTCGACTCCGTCACCAGGATCTGATACTTGCGAATACCGCCCCCCTTGAGCCACAGGTGCAGCGTCGTCTCGCCCGGTGCTTCCGGAATCAGGAGGAGCTGCCGGTCATCCAGCCAGTTGGCCTGCAACACGCGCCCCGAGCCCAGTGCAATGCGCAGAACCTGGCCCACTTCCATCAGATGCCCCTGCCCCAAGGACAGGGTGATTGTTTCGATCGCGTCCGTGGACGTCATCGTGGACGACGGACGCAGAACGGATGCCGCAGCGCCCACCTCATTCATGCGGGTGGTCATTCGAGTGGACGTACTTGCGGGCGCACTTGTGGACGTGCGCATCACGTCGGGCGTCGCGGCAGCAGGCCTGGGCGCTGCCGGCATGATCACGCCTCGGGCAGACGCAATCTCCTGTCGGTTTGCGCGGGAGACGCCTCCCGCTGGGTTCATCTCCTTTCGCAGCTGCTGCTGTCGCTCGGCAGCAGCCAGCAGCGCGGCACGTCGGTCAACCACCAGCCGGGCACTTGCCGTCGTAGATTGCATATCAGGCTGGATATACGGTGCTGCATCCTGTTGCGTGCCATTTTGCGCATCCCGCCGGACAGCCACACGCATGGACGGCACACGTTCTGCCGATGCCGATGCCAGGGTTGGGGTTGGCTTCGATGCCGATGCCGATGCCGATGCCGATGCCGATGCCGCTATGGATTCTGCTTTGGATGCCGATGCCAACGTGGATCTCGATTCCGTGACGCGGGCCAGCAGGGCCTCCAGAGGATCTTCCTGCTGCGTGTCCTTCACAGCTCCTGTAGCTACGGGAACGACACTTCCGGACTTCACCTGCTTCGGGGCTCCATTGCTTGCTGAAGCCACCGGTACGCCCTGCGCGAGGACCGACTGCATCGACAGCGCCCCCAGCAGCGCCACGCAGATCGTCTTGGGCCAGAAGGATCGGGAAGAGAACGGATCAGCCTTCACGGTGCGGTGTTCCTGCAGCGACGGTTCAAACGAGGATGGAATATGAGAGAACATGGCGTGCTCTGCTTTCACGAGAATTCGGAATGAGGGATCAGCGATTCGTCAACGAATTGCCGGATTCCTCGGCCTGCACTTGCGCCTGCATCTGAGCCTGGGTCAGCGTCTGAGCCTGTGCCTGAACAGCCATCGTCGGCGTGACAGGCTTGGCAGCCCCGGGCTGCAGGCTGTAGGCCGGCATCCGTCCGATCATCGGCTGGCCCATGCCCCCCACGATCATCTGCGGGCGACGATCCTGCCGTGCCACCACCTTGCGAGGCGCCACCGCCGGACGTGCCGGTTGTGGGAACAGGCTGCGCAGGTCCACGGCCGCAGCATCCATCGGCATGCCGTCGTCAGGGTTGCGCAGCACGGCCGTCAGCCGGCCGGCACGCTGCGCCACGATCAGACGTTGCGCCTGGCTGGGCGTCACTTCCACCGTCACCGACGAGAAGCTTCGATCATCGCCGTTGTCGTTTGCGCCAGGACGCACCTGGCGGCCCGTAGCCATCACCAGCAGGTTCTGCAACAGCGGCACGGTGGCGTCGTGCTCGGCTTCACCATGTCCGCTGGCCGAAGGGGGTCGTGCCGTCAGCAGCAGGTCGATGCGGTCCCCCGGCTGCAGCATGCCGGAGATGGAATTGATCTCGTCGACGGAGATGGTCAGTGCGCGGATGCCCGGCTTGACGCGCGACGAGAACACGAGCTGCTCGGCGGATGACACGGCGGCCGTCGAGAGCATCTCGCCAGGACGCATGGGCAGCAGCAGACGCTGGCCCACCAGGGCGTCGAACTGCTCCGGCGTCACCACCGAGCTGGACACGTATTCGGCCGGTACGGAGCGGATGGCCATGGTTTCGCCGCTCACGATCTCGCCCTTGTCGAGCGTGGCATTGGCCACCACCACATCGACCATCTGCTGGGCCACGGGCGCCAGGCGCTCGCGCTCGGCCTGGACCTGTTCATTCACGTAGCGTGAGCCGGCATAGATCGCCACGCCACCACACAGCATGGCGGCTGACATCAGCAGCAGGTTTCGATGACGTTCGAGGATCCGGATGACGATGGGATTCATGGCAGTGACATGGCGTAGGAAAAGTGGGAATAGTTCTGCTGAATGGCGACCAGAATCTTCTTCATCGCGCTGGGTTCCCCATGAAAGAGGACCAGACACAGCGCAAGTCCGATCAGCAGATACTCGATGGAGGCCTGGCCGCGCTGTGAAAGCCGCCGTCGCCGGCCGATGTCGACATGGTGCGCGGGTTCGTCTCCTGTGCCCATGTCACAATGAAGCCCCTGCAAACCTGGCCTAGTCCGGGCGGCGATTTCTGACGGACAGGCGGCCAGATGGATGATCCGATGCGTGACTTTCATCACCGCCTCCAGTGCATCACGGCAAACTGCCGGTTGCCTTGCTTGGATACGGCCAGCACCACTTCCTCGCCCTGTCGGCCGTAGATGGTGGCCTGGGCATCCTTGCCACCGCCCTCACGCGAATCGCTGATGAGCTGATAGCCCTGCTTCTGCAGCTTGCGACCGATCCAGTTGTCCAGGCGCACCACGCTGTCGTCCGTACTGGCCACGAAGGTGCTGGTGCGGTGTCCGCCATCCACGTGCGAAATGGCGGGCATCGGCCGTGCCGTGGCCGGCAGCAGCCCCTTGAACCAGCGCTCATCCTCGGCCAGCGCTGCCTCGGCCTTCTGGTCAGGCTTCCAGCGAATGCGCCGCCCCTCGATGCCCGGACCGCTGCGCTTCATCTCCACCGTCTCGATGACATCGCCATCCATATGCGTCATGACCTGCCAGCCATCACGCTGGCTGCGCATCGGTGGCAGATCCGGACTCGCCCAGTCCTCCTCCAGACGGCGCATGGCGTCTTCCACCGAACCGCTGTCCCGAAACTGGCTGATGCTGACACGACCACCGGGCAGCAGGCTGTCGGTCATCAGCATCTGCTCATGCGGCTGAAAGCGCGGCGCAGCCTGGGCAGGTATCGATGCCATGCCGATGCCTGCCAGCAGCATGGCAGCCAGCATCGATCTTGCAGGATTGAACTTGTGCATGCTCATGGACGTGTCTCCGTGTTCGGTGGCGGGAGGCGGTCCTCCGGAACAATCTCCACATCCACCTGGTGGTAGTTGAACTTATTGCCGTTGCTTTCCTTGAAGATCTTGCTTGGCGAGCGGATGAGGTGAACCAGGGGTTGATGAACCAGCTCGATGAACCGCTCGGGATCGCCGTTGGGCAAGCTGTTCACCATGTCCGTCGGCAGAACATGGGCGACATCGTTGGTGGCCTTGATCAGCTCCCGGCCGGATGGCAGGCGTCGCCCCTTGTCCAGACGGGACGCCAGGCTGCTGGCTTCCGATCCCTTGGCACTGGACGCATTCCAGGCATCGGCCAATATCCCCAGGCGGCTGTCGAAGGTCAGCATCGGGTCATGGTTCAGGTTCAGCTTGCCCCACAACCACGTATCCATCGGAGCACGACTCTGGACCTGCGCGGAGAACAACCCGCCACGAGCCGCCAGCCCGAACCGGCCGGGGCCGGACACATCGGACGCAGCACTCAGGAACGCTTCAACCCGCCGCTGTCCCTTGAACGCATCGAAATTCTCGTGATCGATCCGGAGCGCCACATCCTTGTAGCTCTGCAACAGCGCATTGCCTTTCCGGTCCACC from Lautropia mirabilis harbors:
- a CDS encoding ATPase, T2SS/T4P/T4SS family, whose product is MLEIVIEEEGRESRTVPVAGLPCRIGRGKEAEVQLGGWRVARVHAELQRIGRGVKLVDLGTIVGTRVNGERVVEYGPLSERDEIVVAGYRLRVQGSGLRLPASGRSALLDDDGLETDVEGREAPAAPKIAPEGDHAATGAAVLLRNAVSRRSDDEGASDHGDGQSGQGISGRTLATPVNDAMPTAGEGCRADGGLEGHDHACGSGSGSGSGSVGGHVAGDRRDPGEHRDSREHGDSGERPDAIRGEAGDADEQGEASGGAGVRDGGKVVSMGAAADAGWRGADDGIDQVRLADYARAAQEQGKALGWRRLVQRQLLEVIDLRRSNLTQFSADEVKAEVRSAVERIVAGMQNLPPDIDRDMLVQDSVDEAVGLGPLERLMTDPLISEIMVNSATDIFVERKGKLQQVPLAFSDDDAIRNVIERIVAPLGRRIDESSPLVDARLPDGSRVNAIIPPVALKGPTITIRRFNRTVMTPDTLVANQSASPAMMEFLRICVEQHKSIIVSGGTGSGKTTLLNVLSNLIPVGERLITIEDAAELKLMHPHLVSLESRPPNAEGRGAITIRDLVKNALRMRPDRIIVGECRGGEALDMLQAMNTGHEGSMTTVHANTPRDVLSRLEVLMLMAGVELPLAALREQIASAVDLIIHQARFPDGSRRITSITEVCGVESGKIQSHEIFRYEQTGLKNSRVQGRFRACDEVPSFYEALRDRGVSVDFSIFEDDAVTA
- a CDS encoding type II and III secretion system protein family protein, coding for MTTRMNEVGAAASVLRPSSTMTSTDAIETITLSLGQGHLMEVGQVLRIALGSGRVLQANWLDDRQLLLIPEAPGETTLHLWLKGGGIRKYQILVTESNSVRLAQDMNLLLGENSGVRARALGDRILLEGQNPTEEGAWRAAELVKRYPQVISLVSRRGYEQMINLEVKMIEIGRNALKQLGVRWQGGGAGDWAVSGPSFGVIGDFKRSGAFLPEGGAAATRGFAVAPRIHPFATSASMVSSLSSMIDLMVQNGDAAVLAEPRLSTRSGGKARFVAGGELPIPVLSANGAANVDFKEYGVRFEVEPVVNAQGVISASLHTEVSSIDDEVTVMGVPGLRKQSSNTDVNLRPGETLVIAGMVRNEMSGAITKIPGLGDLPILGHLFRSKRFRQRESEMVVLITPRLSEQGSAPAVDPRVQALQQRADALKKQFDMLD
- the cpaB gene encoding Flp pilus assembly protein CpaB, with protein sequence MNPIVIRILERHRNLLLMSAAMLCGGVAIYAGSRYVNEQVQAERERLAPVAQQMVDVVVANATLDKGEIVSGETMAIRSVPAEYVSSSVVTPEQFDALVGQRLLLPMRPGEMLSTAAVSSAEQLVFSSRVKPGIRALTISVDEINSISGMLQPGDRIDLLLTARPPSASGHGEAEHDATVPLLQNLLVMATGRQVRPGANDNGDDRSFSSVTVEVTPSQAQRLIVAQRAGRLTAVLRNPDDGMPMDAAAVDLRSLFPQPARPAVAPRKVVARQDRRPQMIVGGMGQPMIGRMPAYSLQPGAAKPVTPTMAVQAQAQTLTQAQMQAQVQAEESGNSLTNR